The following proteins are encoded in a genomic region of Clostridium kluyveri:
- a CDS encoding response regulator transcription factor, producing the protein MINILVVEDDIKINHIVCTYLNDNGYHAIGCKTATEAFDKMMDNTIGMIISDIMMPEMDGYEFAETVRKQNKNIPILFMTARDDISSKKKGFNIGIDDYMVKPIELDELLMRIEALLRRANIASERKLAVGSLTLNADENMAYLNGEEVPLTVREFKILFKLLSYPKRTFTRTQLMDEFWGIESESTPRTVDVSITKLRSKLAECEDIEIVTVRSLGYKVVIKT; encoded by the coding sequence ATGATTAACATACTGGTAGTTGAAGATGATATAAAGATTAATCATATTGTATGTACCTATTTAAACGATAATGGTTATCATGCAATCGGGTGTAAAACGGCTACGGAGGCTTTTGATAAAATGATGGACAATACGATAGGTATGATAATTTCGGATATAATGATGCCTGAAATGGATGGATATGAATTTGCTGAAACTGTGCGAAAACAGAATAAAAATATTCCAATTCTTTTTATGACAGCAAGGGACGATATTTCTTCGAAGAAAAAGGGATTTAATATTGGAATAGATGATTATATGGTAAAACCTATTGAGCTGGATGAGTTACTTATGCGTATAGAAGCACTTCTTCGGCGTGCTAATATTGCCAGTGAACGTAAGCTGGCGGTTGGCTCACTAACTTTGAATGCAGATGAAAATATGGCATACCTGAATGGAGAGGAAGTACCATTAACTGTTCGGGAATTTAAAATTTTATTTAAGCTTTTATCCTATCCAAAGCGGACTTTTACCAGAACGCAGCTGATGGATGAGTTTTGGGGAATAGAAAGTGAAAGTACCCCTCGTACAGTGGATGTTTCCATTACAAAATTGAGAAGTAAGCTTGCAGAATGTGAGGACATTGAAATTGTAACGGTGCGTAGTCTTGGGTACAAAGTGGTGATAAAGACTTGA
- a CDS encoding zinc-dependent alcohol dehydrogenase, whose translation MYETRRNKNKLTMKALIYKGIKHVELQEKKIPICGQDDVIIRNMRAGICGSDVTGYLYGGEKVAIYPGREFGHEMVGYVYEKGENVTCVEVGSRVFVDPTFCTPNPYEADMAGAFSQYVRVQNAKEGYNLYILPDNLSYDDAVLIEPFSVGTHGKNTPQVKSDENVLVIGAGTIGLCAMSSLMARGNKKVAVLDMDDNRLKVVEKMGGIGFNSKQGIESTEKFLEEYFGVMANKNHRIDMKDGRVMVTENSVIDIDVVIDCAGVSEFVDEFMKHAKQHARYSCVALHKKEVSIRFHEVMSTQCVLMGSRGYTSEDINEVIDNLSQNNSKVTEIITHVFKLEDAKEAFEMASSPDKAIKVVLNME comes from the coding sequence ATGTATGAAACGAGAAGAAATAAAAATAAATTAACTATGAAAGCTTTAATTTACAAAGGGATTAAGCATGTAGAATTGCAAGAAAAGAAGATTCCTATCTGTGGGCAAGATGATGTAATTATAAGAAATATGAGAGCAGGTATCTGTGGATCGGATGTAACCGGATATCTGTATGGTGGAGAAAAAGTTGCAATTTACCCAGGACGAGAATTTGGCCATGAAATGGTTGGCTATGTATATGAAAAAGGTGAAAATGTTACTTGTGTGGAAGTAGGGTCAAGGGTATTTGTTGATCCGACATTTTGTACACCAAATCCATATGAAGCAGATATGGCCGGGGCATTTTCCCAGTATGTAAGAGTCCAAAATGCAAAGGAAGGATATAATCTGTATATCCTTCCAGATAATCTTTCCTATGATGATGCGGTTTTAATTGAGCCATTCAGTGTTGGAACTCATGGAAAAAATACACCGCAGGTAAAATCGGATGAAAATGTACTAGTTATAGGAGCAGGAACGATTGGCCTTTGTGCAATGAGCAGTCTTATGGCACGAGGGAATAAAAAAGTTGCCGTATTGGATATGGATGATAACCGTTTAAAGGTTGTTGAAAAAATGGGAGGTATTGGTTTTAATTCAAAGCAGGGGATAGAATCTACTGAGAAATTTTTAGAAGAATACTTTGGTGTTATGGCAAATAAGAACCATCGTATCGACATGAAAGACGGAAGGGTGATGGTTACGGAAAATTCAGTAATAGATATTGATGTAGTAATTGATTGTGCAGGAGTATCAGAATTTGTTGATGAATTTATGAAACATGCGAAACAGCATGCAAGATATTCCTGTGTTGCATTACATAAAAAAGAAGTATCAATCCGTTTTCATGAAGTTATGAGTACACAATGTGTATTAATGGGTTCAAGAGGATATACAAGTGAAGACATCAATGAAGTAATTGATAATCTTTCGCAGAATAATTCAAAAGTAACAGAAATTATTACGCATGTATTCAAGTTAGAAGATGCAAAAGAAGCTTTTGAAATGGCATCTTCCCCAGATAAAGCAATCAAAGTTGTTTTGAATATGGAGTAA
- a CDS encoding PaaI family thioesterase, whose protein sequence is MDYKKLIEKRNKPGDFATDIGVKILEIREGYACGELLIKKVHINPINAVHGGVIFTFADMVGASSTAFCENRVATLNGTINFLNAAIGVEKLIAEASVIKHGKNTMVVNVNITDEKETFIASTTFTYYILKKMKITFEDEN, encoded by the coding sequence ATGGATTATAAAAAGCTCATAGAGAAAAGAAATAAACCAGGTGATTTTGCAACAGATATTGGAGTAAAGATTCTTGAAATCAGGGAGGGTTACGCTTGTGGGGAACTCCTTATCAAGAAAGTACATATAAATCCCATTAATGCTGTACATGGAGGTGTCATTTTTACCTTTGCAGATATGGTAGGAGCTTCATCTACTGCATTTTGTGAAAATAGAGTTGCAACTTTAAACGGGACCATTAATTTTCTAAATGCTGCTATTGGTGTGGAAAAGCTTATTGCAGAAGCTAGCGTGATAAAGCACGGGAAAAACACTATGGTAGTTAATGTAAATATTACTGATGAAAAAGAAACTTTTATAGCATCTACAACATTTACCTATTATATTTTAAAAAAGATGAAGATTACCTTTGAGGATGAGAATTAA
- a CDS encoding IS110 family transposase → MIYIGIDIAKNKHDCCIIDSDGVVYNDSLRISNSRQGFELLYSSILSILPDKDISNVKIGLESTGHYSTDLQNFLYAKGFKLSILNPLATNLFRKAQSLRKTKTDKTDALVIAKMLFSDDTKSYSPVSYQIQELKSLTRHRYRLIGYRSKLKTSVNRLVDIIFPELPDLFWSIHQSSSYALLSILPSPKDIAGCHLTKLTNILNTASRGKYGKDKAISLKESAANSIGTNSRSLSFELKQTIRLIQSVQHEIDSLELLIKEIVVEINSPLISIPGISYTLAAIILAEIGDIKRFTTPCKLLAFAGLDPSTYQSGKYTASHTPMVKRGSAYLRWAILMAGRTVSMRDATFSAYLSKKRSEGKHYYVAMSHVAKKLIRIIFHLLKTNATFAPQI, encoded by the coding sequence ATGATTTATATTGGTATAGATATAGCAAAAAACAAACATGATTGCTGTATTATAGATTCAGATGGTGTTGTTTATAATGATTCTTTACGTATATCCAATTCCCGTCAAGGCTTTGAATTACTTTATTCTTCAATACTTTCCATTCTGCCTGACAAGGATATTTCCAACGTAAAAATAGGACTTGAATCAACAGGTCATTACAGCACCGATCTCCAAAACTTTTTGTATGCTAAAGGCTTCAAGCTCTCCATTCTCAACCCTTTAGCTACAAATCTCTTCCGTAAAGCCCAGTCTCTTAGAAAAACTAAGACTGATAAAACGGATGCATTGGTTATTGCTAAAATGCTCTTTTCTGATGATACAAAATCCTATTCTCCTGTATCATACCAGATTCAAGAGCTAAAGTCATTAACCAGGCATAGATATCGCTTAATTGGATATAGGTCTAAGTTGAAAACATCTGTCAATAGATTGGTAGATATTATATTTCCCGAGCTGCCCGATCTTTTTTGGTCAATTCATCAATCTTCTTCCTATGCCCTTTTATCCATACTTCCAAGCCCAAAAGATATAGCTGGCTGCCACCTGACCAAGCTAACAAACATACTAAATACAGCTTCCAGGGGCAAGTATGGAAAAGATAAAGCTATTTCTCTAAAGGAGTCTGCTGCAAATTCTATTGGCACTAACTCAAGGTCTCTAAGTTTTGAACTCAAGCAAACCATTAGGTTAATACAGTCAGTACAACACGAGATTGATTCCTTAGAGCTTCTCATAAAAGAAATCGTTGTTGAGATCAATTCCCCACTTATTAGTATTCCAGGAATTTCATATACCCTGGCAGCTATAATATTGGCAGAAATCGGCGATATTAAAAGATTCACCACTCCCTGTAAACTCCTGGCCTTTGCCGGATTAGATCCCTCCACCTATCAATCTGGAAAGTACACTGCATCCCATACACCCATGGTCAAACGGGGTTCTGCCTACCTTAGATGGGCCATACTTATGGCTGGGAGAACTGTTTCAATGAGAGATGCCACTTTCTCTGCATATTTGTCGAAGAAACGCTCTGAAGGCAAGCACTATTATGTTGCCATGAGCCATGTTGCTAAAAAATTGATACGTATAATATTTCATCTTCTAAAGACCAATGCAACTTTTGCTCCACAAATATAA
- a CDS encoding HAD family hydrolase — MRKYRHAIFDMDGTIMDSMPVWKNLGKDYLIKKGIKVPENLNEVISAMSMTESANYFRKELKIMDYPEQIISDMNQLIRDKYRYEIPLKPYVKEYLSYLQKNNIIMCVATATPVQLAELALKRLEVLQYFSFIVCCDEVGSGKSKPDIYYLALKKMKASITDTIVYEDADYAIRTAKNAGFYTIGVYDEYACKPKKEIQLLCDRYIDSFECLLELGDL, encoded by the coding sequence TTGAGAAAATATAGACATGCTATCTTTGATATGGACGGCACAATTATGGATTCTATGCCTGTATGGAAGAATCTTGGAAAAGATTATTTAATAAAAAAGGGAATTAAAGTTCCAGAAAACTTGAATGAAGTTATAAGTGCAATGTCTATGACAGAATCAGCCAACTATTTTAGAAAAGAGTTAAAAATCATGGATTACCCTGAACAAATCATTTCTGACATGAATCAATTAATTAGGGATAAATATAGGTATGAGATACCATTAAAACCATATGTCAAAGAATATCTTTCATATTTACAGAAAAATAACATAATAATGTGTGTAGCCACAGCTACACCAGTACAATTGGCAGAGTTAGCACTGAAACGTCTGGAAGTGTTACAATATTTTTCTTTTATAGTATGCTGCGATGAGGTCGGCTCTGGAAAAAGCAAGCCGGATATTTATTATCTTGCTCTAAAGAAAATGAAAGCAAGTATAACAGATACCATAGTTTATGAAGATGCCGACTATGCAATCAGAACAGCAAAAAATGCAGGTTTTTATACCATTGGAGTATATGATGAATATGCATGTAAACCAAAAAAAGAAATACAGCTACTTTGTGATAGATATATAGATTCTTTTGAATGTTTATTAGAATTAGGCGATCTATAA
- a CDS encoding pyridoxamine 5'-phosphate oxidase family protein has translation MNEVYQYLKNIGTYYLATSEDDQPRVRPFGTIAIFEGNLYIQTGNVKKVFAQMKKNPKVEMCAMGKDETWIRIAATAVQDDRVEARQHMLDEYPNLKNMYAADDGNCEVLYLKDATATIYSFTEEPKTIKF, from the coding sequence ATGAATGAAGTTTATCAATATTTAAAAAATATCGGTACTTATTACCTAGCAACATCTGAAGACGACCAGCCGAGGGTTCGACCTTTTGGGACAATAGCTATTTTTGAGGGAAATCTTTACATTCAGACTGGAAATGTTAAAAAGGTATTTGCGCAAATGAAAAAGAATCCTAAAGTTGAAATGTGTGCTATGGGCAAAGATGAAACTTGGATACGTATTGCAGCCACTGCTGTTCAGGATGATAGAGTAGAAGCTAGACAACATATGCTTGATGAATATCCAAATCTTAAAAATATGTATGCTGCTGATGATGGAAATTGTGAAGTACTTTATCTAAAAGATGCAACTGCTACCATTTATTCCTTTACAGAAGAACCTAAAACTATTAAGTTCTAA
- a CDS encoding NAD-dependent epimerase/dehydratase family protein has product MNNRIYLLTGAAGLLGSNVSRQLIDRGEQVRALVLNGDPAVKYIPEEVELVSGDVTDTESLQKFFTVSESTDIYVIHCASIVTLDPNPNGKVHAVNVGGTQNIIDKCVEHQVKKLVYISSTGAIPELPGNMPIKEVTHFGIEGLVGYYSVTKAEASQLVIDALAKYPQLDASLVHPSGICGPNDYSFGPVADFIMQYANGNMPACTEGTFNSVDVRDLAEGVIACCDKGRRGQCYIMSNDLVSMQDMFKLINRAAGLNYNPRILPVPVAKVVAKVMGVVNKITGKPARLTGFAIYNLTRNNNFNCSKAVHELGFKCRPFEETISDEVRWLKMERKI; this is encoded by the coding sequence ATGAATAATAGGATTTATTTATTAACCGGAGCAGCAGGACTTTTAGGAAGCAATGTATCAAGACAATTGATTGATCGTGGAGAACAGGTAAGGGCACTTGTGTTAAATGGAGATCCGGCAGTTAAATATATACCGGAAGAAGTAGAACTTGTAAGTGGAGATGTGACGGACACAGAATCTTTACAAAAATTTTTTACAGTATCTGAAAGCACAGATATCTATGTTATCCATTGTGCAAGTATCGTTACATTGGATCCAAACCCTAATGGGAAGGTTCATGCCGTAAATGTAGGTGGAACTCAGAATATCATTGATAAATGTGTAGAACATCAGGTTAAAAAACTGGTGTATATTAGCTCTACCGGAGCTATTCCAGAACTTCCTGGTAATATGCCAATTAAGGAAGTAACTCATTTTGGAATAGAAGGACTGGTTGGTTATTATTCTGTTACTAAAGCAGAAGCTTCACAGTTAGTAATAGATGCATTGGCAAAGTATCCGCAGCTGGATGCATCCCTTGTTCATCCAAGTGGAATTTGTGGCCCGAATGATTATTCTTTTGGACCAGTTGCAGATTTTATAATGCAGTACGCAAATGGTAATATGCCAGCATGTACTGAAGGAACATTTAATAGTGTTGATGTTCGCGATTTGGCAGAGGGAGTAATTGCCTGCTGTGATAAAGGAAGACGTGGACAATGTTATATTATGAGTAATGATCTTGTATCAATGCAGGATATGTTTAAGTTGATAAATCGTGCAGCAGGATTAAATTACAATCCAAGGATTCTGCCAGTACCTGTAGCAAAAGTTGTGGCAAAAGTAATGGGAGTTGTCAATAAAATCACAGGAAAGCCAGCACGGTTGACAGGTTTTGCAATTTATAACCTGACACGTAATAATAATTTTAACTGTAGTAAAGCAGTCCATGAACTTGGATTTAAATGCCGTCCATTCGAAGAAACAATCAGTGATGAGGTTCGTTGGCTGAAAATGGAAAGGAAAATTTAG
- a CDS encoding helix-turn-helix domain-containing protein encodes MDNKDKYIDTQKVEHKIQNRKRGEILYYSMSQVADLLNENISNIKYYTNIFDDLLKIEIIDKELRYTNDDIDNLEFLIKLKNRGMTLKEIQEYYSKLPLNDNEVQHLGSNLLSVEELINSIKEEQRIQFDNFKIQLNKDIQDANLLYVKNITSTIIEAQNKSLNKFKQDLFEEIREYLNSEFDKINEINLDLHNQFIDNITKFVSKEIDNKNNELKLNLQNDFNAFFQSCLTNSERLIKEVKSFKKVIENAYYTQYQVEMDNANSGFLNKLLQIFKSK; translated from the coding sequence ATGGATAATAAAGATAAATATATAGATACACAAAAAGTTGAACATAAAATTCAAAATAGAAAAAGGGGCGAAATATTATATTATTCTATGAGTCAGGTTGCTGATTTGTTGAATGAAAATATTAGCAATATAAAATACTATACAAATATATTTGATGATCTTTTAAAAATTGAAATAATAGATAAAGAATTGCGTTATACTAATGATGATATTGATAATTTAGAATTTTTAATAAAATTAAAAAATAGAGGTATGACCCTTAAAGAAATTCAAGAGTATTATAGTAAATTACCTTTAAATGATAATGAAGTTCAGCATCTAGGAAGTAATTTATTATCTGTTGAAGAACTTATTAATTCAATTAAAGAAGAGCAGCGAATTCAATTTGACAATTTTAAAATTCAGTTAAATAAAGATATACAAGATGCCAATTTATTATATGTTAAAAATATTACCTCAACAATTATTGAGGCTCAAAATAAAAGCCTTAATAAATTCAAACAGGATTTATTTGAGGAAATTAGAGAATATCTAAATTCTGAATTTGATAAAATTAATGAAATTAACCTAGATTTACATAACCAATTTATTGACAATATAACAAAATTTGTATCCAAAGAAATTGATAATAAAAATAATGAATTAAAACTTAACTTACAAAATGATTTTAATGCATTTTTTCAATCATGTTTAACTAATAGTGAACGTTTAATAAAGGAAGTTAAAAGTTTCAAAAAAGTTATAGAAAATGCTTATTATACCCAATACCAGGTAGAAATGGATAATGCTAATTCAGGATTTTTGAATAAATTACTTCAAATATTTAAATCTAAATAA
- a CDS encoding protein-glutamate methylesterase/protein-glutamine glutaminase → MNFYYMFIIQGDIVQTGKKIKVLVVDDSIVFREVLSRGISSDPYIEVVAKAVDPFDARDKILEFHPNVMICDVEMPKMNGIEFIRRLIPQYPLPTVVVSTISESVFEAMRAGAVDFVTKPDVQSVKSVETFIKELILKIKIASIAKVPNRELNNISKGIINHKSSKVINKIKIIAIGASTGGTEAIYNVLKYLPRNTPGIVIVQHIPPIFSRMFSERLNNNSTSLKVKEAQTGDIVEMGSVLIAPGNKHMKLKKIDGKYKVECFSGERVNGHCPSVDLLFESVAKEIGRNAVGMILTGMGYDGAKGLLSMRKAGARTIGQNEKSSIVYGMPKVAYDIGAVEKQVSLENIPNLIYSLIKEG, encoded by the coding sequence ATGAATTTTTACTATATGTTCATTATACAAGGTGATATTGTGCAGACGGGGAAAAAAATAAAAGTATTAGTAGTTGATGATAGTATCGTATTCAGAGAAGTATTATCAAGGGGGATTTCCTCTGATCCATACATAGAAGTAGTAGCAAAAGCTGTTGATCCCTTTGACGCAAGGGATAAAATACTGGAGTTTCATCCTAACGTTATGATATGTGATGTGGAAATGCCTAAAATGAACGGTATAGAATTTATACGGAGGCTTATACCACAATACCCTCTGCCTACGGTTGTTGTCAGTACAATAAGTGAATCGGTGTTCGAAGCTATGAGGGCCGGAGCAGTTGACTTTGTTACAAAGCCTGATGTTCAGTCTGTTAAAAGTGTAGAGACATTTATAAAGGAGCTTATACTTAAAATCAAAATAGCTTCAATAGCTAAAGTACCCAATAGAGAATTAAATAATATATCAAAAGGGATCATAAATCATAAAAGTAGTAAAGTAATTAATAAAATAAAAATAATTGCAATTGGAGCTTCCACAGGAGGAACAGAGGCTATATACAATGTATTGAAATATCTTCCGAGAAATACTCCTGGCATTGTTATAGTTCAGCATATTCCCCCTATATTTTCACGTATGTTTTCAGAGAGGTTAAATAATAATTCAACTTCCCTAAAAGTAAAGGAAGCTCAGACTGGAGACATAGTGGAAATGGGAAGTGTACTAATAGCACCTGGAAATAAACATATGAAGCTAAAAAAAATAGATGGCAAATATAAAGTTGAATGCTTTTCTGGAGAACGGGTAAATGGTCACTGTCCCTCGGTAGATTTACTATTTGAATCTGTAGCAAAAGAAATTGGTAGGAATGCTGTAGGAATGATACTAACAGGCATGGGATATGACGGAGCTAAAGGTCTTCTATCCATGAGGAAAGCCGGTGCAAGGACCATTGGTCAGAATGAAAAATCAAGTATAGTCTATGGGATGCCGAAAGTAGCATATGATATTGGAGCAGTAGAAAAACAGGTATCTCTTGAAAATATACCTAATTTAATATATTCATTAATAAAGGAAGGATAA
- a CDS encoding HAMP domain-containing sensor histidine kinase, with protein MKIKYKEPKDKRVNAKHSFWKEYIVILGTVLLCCSGAVLINDAYMAEQANPWSMVLGIGSYLAMICFIVSGVIRWIKYTAYTKPMGKIGQAARKVAVGDFTVRIASERKDGKKDEMELLIDDFNKMVEELATIETLKGDFISNISHEIKTPLSVIQSYATVLHNGNISGERRQEYLETILESTRKLSALITNILRLNKLENQEIIHGETYSLDEQLRCCILALEEKFEEKSIEFDANLEEVVITTDESLLEIVWNNLLTNAIKFTEPGGSVMVNLKVENDIAIVSISDSGCGMDEKTIHSIFDRFYQGDTSHSREGYGLGLALVKRIIALVDGNITVESKLGNGTIFMVTIKL; from the coding sequence TTGAAAATTAAATATAAGGAACCAAAAGATAAAAGAGTAAATGCAAAACATTCTTTTTGGAAAGAGTATATAGTAATCTTAGGTACGGTTTTACTTTGTTGTTCAGGCGCAGTTCTTATCAATGATGCATATATGGCGGAACAAGCAAATCCATGGAGTATGGTGCTGGGTATCGGCAGTTATTTGGCGATGATATGCTTTATTGTCAGCGGAGTCATACGGTGGATTAAATATACAGCATATACAAAACCAATGGGGAAAATTGGTCAGGCAGCCAGAAAAGTGGCAGTTGGAGATTTTACAGTACGTATTGCTTCTGAGCGTAAAGATGGAAAAAAGGATGAAATGGAGTTACTAATTGATGATTTTAATAAAATGGTGGAAGAATTAGCTACTATTGAAACATTGAAAGGTGATTTTATTTCAAATATTTCTCATGAAATAAAGACGCCGCTATCTGTTATTCAAAGTTATGCAACTGTACTGCATAATGGAAATATATCAGGGGAACGAAGACAAGAATACCTGGAAACAATCCTTGAATCTACAAGAAAACTTTCAGCATTGATTACGAATATACTCCGATTGAATAAATTAGAAAATCAGGAAATCATACACGGTGAAACATATTCACTGGATGAACAGTTACGTTGCTGTATACTGGCATTAGAAGAAAAATTTGAAGAAAAGTCTATCGAATTTGATGCAAATTTGGAGGAAGTGGTTATTACTACAGATGAGAGCCTATTAGAAATCGTTTGGAACAACCTATTGACAAATGCCATTAAATTTACAGAACCTGGGGGTTCGGTGATGGTGAATTTAAAGGTAGAAAATGATATTGCAATTGTATCCATAAGTGATTCAGGCTGTGGTATGGATGAAAAAACTATACACAGTATTTTTGATAGATTTTACCAAGGAGATACATCACATTCTCGTGAAGGATATGGACTGGGATTAGCTCTTGTAAAACGTATTATAGCCCTTGTGGATGGCAATATTACAGTTGAAAGTAAACTTGGAAATGGAACAATCTTTATGGTGACAATTAAATTATAA
- a CDS encoding CheR family methyltransferase, whose amino-acid sequence MVAITKKEFKKLADYIKTNYGIHLKEEKQALVEGRFHNVLIQNNFNSFSEYYDYIISDKTGNSIVTLINKITTNHTFFMREAEHFYYFRDKILPHLNKIEKHKDLRIWSAGCSTGEEPYTLAMIIDEFFGKEKMCWDTKVLATDISSKVLDTAIKGIYCNEDIALLPSTWRLSYFKKYDDENSVLVDKIKNEIIYRKFNLMDKVFPFKRKFHVIFCRNVMIYFDTKTKAELVHKFYGITEPGGYLFIGHSESLNREETRYKYIMPAVYMKE is encoded by the coding sequence ATGGTTGCAATTACGAAAAAAGAATTCAAAAAACTCGCAGACTACATAAAAACTAATTATGGTATTCATTTAAAAGAAGAAAAACAGGCTCTTGTAGAGGGTAGGTTTCATAATGTACTTATACAGAACAATTTTAATAGTTTCTCTGAGTATTATGATTATATTATATCAGATAAAACCGGTAATTCGATAGTTACCTTGATTAATAAGATTACTACTAACCATACCTTCTTTATGAGGGAAGCTGAACATTTTTATTACTTCAGAGATAAAATTCTACCACATCTAAATAAAATAGAAAAGCATAAAGATTTAAGAATATGGAGTGCAGGCTGTTCCACAGGCGAGGAGCCTTACACTCTTGCTATGATTATAGATGAATTCTTCGGCAAAGAGAAAATGTGTTGGGATACTAAAGTTTTAGCCACTGATATTTCCAGTAAAGTACTTGATACTGCGATAAAAGGAATATACTGTAATGAAGATATAGCTTTACTTCCGTCCACTTGGAGACTTAGTTACTTTAAGAAATATGATGATGAAAACAGTGTACTGGTGGATAAGATAAAGAATGAAATCATATATAGAAAATTTAATCTTATGGATAAAGTATTTCCATTTAAACGAAAGTTTCATGTCATATTCTGCAGAAATGTAATGATTTATTTTGATACTAAAACAAAAGCAGAATTGGTTCACAAGTTTTATGGCATCACCGAGCCTGGTGGATATTTATTTATTGGTCATTCGGAATCCTTAAATAGAGAAGAAACAAGATACAAATATATTATGCCTGCTGTATACATGAAAGAATAA
- a CDS encoding cell division protein FtsZ, whose amino-acid sequence MEKGKMLLVALGQGAGNIVDGLLSRNSRYNGLFINSSLFDIKPLKNADMGKNVYVYPGTDGSGRDRTKSKEMIRDNANAIGTLLSKYPLTEVVVVLTTMAGGTGSGAIKTFVQIVKKVLPNSKVNVVAILPSLKEDELAFKNTIECWNDINSIMDLINDVKFVDNNKRNTYKEINNEVIESLDLAYNIVGIHADGSIDNKDSFRINTADGSGLILKLYDGLKDVKTAIDLAIKNSVFVQQDVYDCDYLAINLKIDGYDPYEVTKLFEVYRSTYITYNKKNNIVVLGGCETPTESITLIKMALEDKNKRKLSRTKKRSVIIDLDTDSKEKDEELDVFNNNDLNNLLEDNYNF is encoded by the coding sequence ATGGAAAAAGGTAAAATGTTATTAGTTGCATTAGGTCAAGGTGCCGGAAATATTGTAGATGGATTATTAAGTAGAAATTCAAGATACAATGGGTTATTTATAAATAGCAGTTTATTTGACATTAAGCCATTGAAAAACGCAGATATGGGAAAAAATGTGTATGTATATCCAGGAACAGATGGTTCGGGAAGAGATAGAACTAAATCTAAAGAAATGATAAGAGATAATGCCAATGCTATAGGAACATTATTAAGCAAATATCCTTTAACAGAAGTAGTTGTAGTACTTACAACTATGGCTGGAGGAACGGGCTCTGGAGCAATAAAAACCTTTGTACAAATAGTAAAAAAAGTACTACCAAATTCTAAAGTGAATGTAGTAGCTATTTTACCTAGTTTAAAGGAAGATGAGTTAGCATTTAAAAATACAATAGAATGTTGGAATGATATAAATAGCATAATGGATTTGATAAATGACGTCAAATTTGTAGATAATAATAAAAGAAATACGTATAAAGAAATTAATAATGAAGTGATTGAAAGTTTAGATTTAGCCTATAACATAGTAGGTATCCATGCCGATGGCAGCATTGACAATAAAGATTCATTCAGAATAAATACGGCAGATGGGTCGGGACTTATTTTAAAGTTGTATGATGGTTTAAAAGATGTTAAAACCGCTATTGATTTAGCAATAAAAAATAGTGTATTTGTCCAACAAGATGTATACGATTGTGACTATTTAGCCATTAATTTAAAAATTGACGGATATGATCCCTATGAAGTAACTAAATTATTTGAGGTTTATAGAAGTACATATATAACATATAATAAGAAAAATAATATAGTTGTTCTTGGAGGATGTGAAACTCCCACAGAATCAATAACTTTAATAAAGATGGCCTTAGAAGATAAGAATAAAAGAAAATTATCAAGAACTAAAAAAAGAAGTGTTATTATTGATTTAGATACAGATAGCAAAGAAAAGGATGAAGAATTAGACGTATTTAATAACAATGACCTTAATAATTTATTGGAAGATAATTATAATTTCTAG